In Deinococcus yavapaiensis KR-236, a genomic segment contains:
- a CDS encoding NlpC/P60 family protein translates to MTLRSDQTIAARGRVSLLAEANGNEQVTQALLGEPLHVLEDAGHGWVRVRTTHDDYEGFARWNDLGEQGGETTLVTTLRGHLYAAPRVSAPILDVVSYGSRLSKLGGEPIVERGRSWWRVAYRGGEAYVGEGVFEQSVAVSGDLGFARRFLDVPYEWGGRSAWGLDCSGLTQLVFGLGNLPRDASQQEDFVPKVSEPRAGDLAFFAGHVGIMLSDRDMLHANATHMRVTIETFGEGEHGTRLAQSVRAFGRWDGRAYREAK, encoded by the coding sequence GTGACTCTTCGAAGTGACCAAACGATCGCGGCGCGAGGCCGCGTGAGCCTCTTGGCGGAGGCGAACGGCAACGAGCAGGTGACGCAGGCCCTTTTGGGCGAACCTCTGCACGTCTTGGAGGACGCGGGGCACGGCTGGGTTCGCGTGCGCACGACCCATGACGATTACGAGGGCTTCGCGCGCTGGAACGATCTCGGCGAGCAAGGCGGCGAGACGACGCTCGTGACGACGCTCCGCGGTCACTTGTACGCCGCGCCGAGGGTGAGCGCGCCGATCCTCGACGTCGTGAGCTACGGATCGCGCCTCTCGAAGCTCGGCGGCGAGCCGATCGTGGAGCGCGGCCGCTCGTGGTGGCGCGTCGCGTACCGGGGCGGCGAGGCGTACGTCGGCGAGGGCGTGTTCGAGCAGTCGGTCGCCGTCTCGGGCGATCTCGGGTTCGCGCGTCGCTTTCTGGACGTGCCTTACGAGTGGGGGGGGCGAAGCGCGTGGGGCCTCGACTGCTCGGGCTTGACGCAACTCGTGTTCGGCTTGGGCAACTTGCCGAGGGACGCGTCGCAGCAAGAGGACTTCGTGCCCAAGGTGAGCGAACCCAGGGCGGGCGATCTCGCCTTCTTCGCGGGCCACGTCGGGATCATGCTGTCCGACCGCGACATGCTGCACGCGAACGCCACTCACATGCGCGTCACGATCGAGACCTTCGGCGAGGGAGAGCACGGAACGCGCCTCGCGCAGAGCGTTCGGGCGTTCGGCCGATGGGACGGCCGCGCGTACCGGGAGGCGAAGTGA
- a CDS encoding dipeptide epimerase, which translates to MNVTWKTRDLHTAQPFGIARWTHSLYPRTFVTLEHDGLSGRGEAAPNAFYGETRGTVEAVLPILKDALTDPWDWEGLERGLDARFPHDHPSVKCAIESAALEWCARAANVPVWRLLGLSPSPVPESSFTVSIAELDDMRRQAREAVVRGHGVLKVKLGTERDEVILEALRAEAPSARIRVDANAAWTRTGAKRMLSVLAAADVEFVEQPLNAHDLEGHAELRRSSTVPIVADESLHARSDVPKLAEAFDGLNLKLAKLGGPLQALHALRTARALGMSVMLGCMIESSLGIAAAVHLAGLADFVDLDGALLLADDPFEGLAWNAGCVERPSGVGWGVEARFS; encoded by the coding sequence GTGAACGTCACTTGGAAGACGCGGGACCTGCATACCGCGCAGCCGTTCGGCATCGCCCGCTGGACGCACAGCTTGTATCCCCGCACGTTCGTGACGTTGGAACACGACGGCCTCTCGGGTCGCGGCGAGGCGGCGCCGAACGCCTTTTACGGAGAGACGCGCGGCACGGTCGAGGCGGTCTTGCCGATTCTCAAGGACGCCTTGACGGACCCGTGGGACTGGGAAGGCTTGGAGCGCGGCCTCGACGCCCGCTTTCCGCACGACCATCCCAGCGTCAAGTGCGCGATCGAAAGCGCCGCGTTGGAGTGGTGCGCGCGCGCGGCGAACGTGCCCGTGTGGCGTCTGTTGGGACTCTCCCCCTCCCCGGTTCCCGAAAGCAGCTTCACGGTGAGCATCGCCGAGCTCGACGACATGCGCCGCCAAGCGCGTGAGGCCGTCGTGCGTGGGCACGGCGTGTTGAAGGTGAAGCTCGGAACCGAGCGTGACGAGGTGATCTTGGAGGCGTTGCGTGCGGAAGCGCCGAGCGCGCGGATTCGCGTGGACGCGAACGCGGCGTGGACGAGGACGGGCGCCAAGCGCATGCTGAGCGTGCTCGCGGCAGCGGACGTGGAGTTCGTCGAGCAACCGCTGAACGCGCACGACCTCGAAGGGCACGCGGAGCTTCGCCGATCCTCGACGGTGCCGATCGTGGCGGACGAAAGCTTGCACGCGCGCTCGGACGTTCCGAAGCTCGCCGAGGCGTTCGACGGCCTGAACCTCAAGCTCGCCAAGCTCGGCGGTCCGCTGCAGGCCCTGCATGCCTTGCGCACGGCGAGGGCGCTCGGCATGAGCGTGATGCTGGGTTGCATGATCGAATCGAGCCTCGGAATCGCCGCGGCCGTGCACCTCGCGGGCCTCGCGGACTTCGTGGACCTCGACGGGGCGTTGTTGCTCGCCGACGATCCGTTCGAGGGGCTCGCTTGGAACGCGGGGTGCGTGGAGCGTCCGAGCGGCGTCGGTTGGGGCGTCGAGGCACGCTTCTCGTGA
- a CDS encoding bifunctional nicotinamide-nucleotide adenylyltransferase/Nudix hydroxylase has translation MRKTKFAFGVYIGRFEPPHRAHLAVMLEALERVNKLVVVIGSARSARSVKNPFTAEERQDLILGMLKDAGVPRARVAFGFVRDYFYNESLWLSEVQRTASQFARGSGDIALVGHIKDDSSYYLRSFPSWEYLPTHVESPLNATDIRGLYFGGEAWIAEEYVPANVSRFMESFRATKEFAELKEEHEYLRRLRHAWENAPSPPVFVTTDSVVIRSGHVLLVRRGGQPGRGKLAMPGGFLDVKSTLLASCLKTLREETGLADTLDLEATLRGRAVFDYPTRSLRGRTVTHAFHFDLGTGGLPRLKVGGNAGDALWMPLGEALGTPELFFEDHHAIIEHFLWKAT, from the coding sequence GTGCGAAAGACGAAGTTCGCGTTCGGGGTGTACATAGGGCGGTTCGAACCGCCGCATCGAGCTCACCTAGCCGTCATGCTCGAAGCGCTCGAACGCGTCAACAAGCTCGTCGTCGTGATCGGATCGGCGCGCTCGGCGAGAAGCGTCAAGAATCCCTTCACCGCCGAGGAGCGCCAAGACTTGATTCTCGGCATGCTGAAGGACGCCGGGGTGCCGCGCGCCCGCGTCGCGTTCGGCTTCGTGCGCGACTACTTCTACAACGAGTCGCTGTGGCTGTCGGAAGTGCAGCGAACCGCCTCGCAGTTCGCGCGCGGCTCGGGCGACATCGCGCTCGTCGGGCACATCAAGGACGACTCTTCGTACTACTTGCGCTCCTTTCCCTCGTGGGAGTACCTGCCGACCCACGTCGAGTCGCCGCTCAACGCCACCGACATCCGCGGCCTGTACTTCGGCGGCGAGGCGTGGATCGCCGAGGAATACGTGCCCGCGAACGTCTCGCGCTTCATGGAGTCGTTTCGCGCCACGAAAGAGTTCGCCGAGCTCAAGGAGGAGCACGAGTATCTGCGGCGCCTTCGTCACGCCTGGGAAAACGCGCCGTCGCCGCCCGTGTTCGTCACGACCGACAGCGTCGTCATTCGAAGCGGCCACGTGCTGCTGGTACGGCGCGGCGGTCAGCCGGGACGCGGCAAGCTCGCCATGCCCGGCGGCTTTCTGGACGTCAAGTCGACGCTGCTCGCGTCGTGCCTCAAGACGTTGCGCGAGGAAACGGGTCTCGCCGACACGCTCGATTTGGAAGCGACGCTGCGAGGCCGCGCGGTGTTCGATTATCCGACGCGCAGTTTGCGCGGCCGGACGGTCACGCACGCCTTTCACTTCGACCTCGGAACGGGCGGCTTGCCGCGTTTGAAGGTCGGAGGCAACGCAGGCGACGCGCTGTGGATGCCCCTCGGCGAGGCGCTCGGCACGCCCGAGCTGTTCTTCGAGGACCACCACGCCATCATCGAGCACTTCTTGTGGAAGGCGACTTGA